The following is a genomic window from Elaeis guineensis isolate ETL-2024a chromosome 10, EG11, whole genome shotgun sequence.
gaaaaTTATATGACAGTTCAAAACAGATTACTTCAAGGACAGCAGATATACTTGGAACATGAACATGGGAAATGAATTTTTGGAAAATTCAACCAACATTTTGCTGATATGCAGTGTGACTGGCAATGGTTGCGTACACCTGCATGAATTGATATGCCCCACATCTGTTGCAGATTCATTGAAATGGATGTCATATAGTTCTGGGTGGCAGCAAACTAATTTCCAGCCAGTGGCTGCTACGCTTCCTATATGGTAACCCAAAATCACTCAAAAAAAACATCATCAACTGTCCTAGACCATTCACTTTGTTTCATTACATGGTGCACTACATGATACTCATGCAAATGATCGATGAGAATACAACACACAAGCAGAGTGACTTCTTGAGTCACATTATTAAGTACTCGGTCATTTTTCTCCCCTTTATGGTGTCCCCACTGTCATCTCCAATAGGAACTGTTGGGCCCAGGATCTCTAAAAGAATCCAATGATAATTTGTCATATGCTAGATGATGGCATATGGCTTAAGGATAAGGAATTTGTGTACTGAAAACGCCAGTGGGAGGAGCATTTGGGCAGACATCTTCCCTTCCGCCCATATTCATGGCTTGCATAACTAATACTATCCTCCCAAAATGCAACAGGATCCCTCTTAATCTGTTTGATTGGATGAAGGGCAGGAGAGCAGAACAGAGACCATCGCAGAAGTACCATGACATCGATCTTCCATTCTCTCTATCACTAGTAGCCAAAACACACCTACGAGGCAATCCAATGCTTGCATATTACTCCTCCTTGCAAATTTTTTAGTCTTGTTACGCATTTTATATCATGATTAATTGTTCTAATCTCATTTTTGCTTATATAGTGTTATAGCTACTAGACTTGATCAACTTCATCAATCATCAGAAATTCTAAGTTGTAATACATGTTGATTTCGATTAGAAATATTGGCTTAATATCGATATACAATGATTGGCAGGTAGGGAGCTGAAATGCTGCTATAGGGCCTCTATTGATGGCTTCAGTGCAACTGAGTTTCACAACTGTTGTGACTTCAAAGGCCCTTGTGTGGTGATAGGCTACACCACAAAGTCCTTCAGGTTTGGAGCATTCAATCCTGAAGGATACAGGAGCACTGATGATTACTATGATACTTTTGATGCATTCCTGTTCTACTGGAAGGAGGCTGCTGATGAGCCTATCATACTTCCCAAGGTTGGTGGCAGCGGTGCGGCGCTCTTCGACTATGCTAGGGGTGGACCGCAGTTTGGCGCCGATGGCCTCCTCATCGGCCCACCGCTTGCACCGGTAATGGGAGGTTTTGCAGGGCCTGACACGAACTCCGGCATCGGTGACCTCAGGCAGGCCAAGTCTAGGCTGGGACTGTCCTATGCTAAGAGGGAAGATGGGAAGGAATCTCTGTTTGGGGATGAATCTAGAGCAACTCTGGTGGAAGTGCAGGTCTTTTGTAGCCCCCAGATAGCAAGCTTGTACTGAGAAGAAATCCAAAATCAGTCCAGCAACAAGACATCCATACCAACCCATAGTTATGGCAAGAAGGGAGGGAGATCAAATTTGGCAGATAAGATATTATCCACTGATGATAAGTTGATCCGTTGTGGAGGTATCTCTCCAAGACCTGTTTCAGGTTGACTACTTGTGGTGCATACAGTCCTGGACTGGTATCACTCAGCTTTCAAACATGTTGATAAGAGCTTTTGTTTCATATAAATGCTAATGGAAGAACAAAGTGAGGAGTTGAGCATGATAAATAATTTGTCATTGTTATTTTTCCAATGTATACTGCTGTAGTTGCATGTTTCTTTTAGTCGTTATTGAAACACATGTCGCAGTTCACTTCAACAGCGAAAAAAATGTTGCAGGCCTAAAAGTAGTGCACAAACCTTCAAAGAGACTGTGGTTCTGGTTAGTGACTGTTAGTTGGTGGTCATTATGACAACTTGATACTGATCAATTATACATGAACATATATAACCACTGGTACTCATCATGTGCAATGCATGAGATGGATTCAAGGAGTACCGACTGGACTGCTCTGATTCGATCATGTCACAGCTTCAGGAGGCCGAGGTACATATGACAGAGATTCTGCTGGTATCCGTTATCACGAGTTCTTAAATTGGCTACTTCATACTTGACAACCAAGGGAGCAGAGAGTTCAATATCACTATTGCCCCAttgttatacttttattttccattacatatattaataacgGAATGCTTTATAACATATACTTTGTAGATaagttcaaatattttgtaatggtCAAGATTTAAATATAGATTTCTTTAAGATCTCTTTGAATAATATAAAGCTTGGGATAACACCTATCACTTTTTCTTGCTATGGCCTAGCTTGGATCTATATATATGACATCTGATTCCTAGGTGAGCTTACCTCTATTATTATAGTTATCATACACACTATAATCATTGTTATACGTTACGAATGACTGGCGTTATCACTTGGATGTATAGGTAACTTGTTACCATGCTGCCATGCTAGTGACATAATCATATAGATCtgccatattttgattattttcggTTACGATGCGAATTAATGATCATTAGTCAAAAAGTATTTAATCAAAGCTATATTGGATAAATATCAAGCATTTTTATTCTTACTATCGAGGTAACATTCGGATTTACGATCTCGATCAGATCCTGGCCCGATTACTCGATAGAAGTCCAACAATCTCCAACATCTTCATATTTGGATGAGTACCAACAATGCTCAAGGATGAATTGAAGGGTGCAACTAATCATAAATTGATCAATGACAGGCCAACTAAGTAACTCGGATTTCAACCGACTATTATCTGAGAAATTATAACCAATGATCCGAAAGATCATGAGTCATAAGAACAGTCACATAGAATGAAAGGTGCATTAATTACCGGACAACATGGGTCTAATTAATCACCCACTAAATCTATATTGAATTCAGTAACTTCCATATTCCCACGTCCAAAGGCCTGATTCTAGAATAACGATAACTTCAACCTTTATATATGGAGAGGTAAGAGGGGAACAGGATAAGTTTTGAACTAATAAGATTACTGGCTCTAATCTCTCTAGTTTTTCTTTTTTACTACTTCTTAAACTCCAACTGACTTAGATGTCGGAGGTTTTTTCATCGGACATCTCTGATAAAAGGATTTATTTGCATAAACAATTTTTGGCCGGGAGCAAGTTGCAACTTATTTGGTATTATATCAAGATCTCCATCAGAGTTTAGTGGCAGCACTTACTATActgataaataattattttattgggGAAGTTGCTAAGGGATATTGGCATTATTCAAAgttcaaatttagattaaataaaaataacCGAAATTATACTTACACTTATAAATAATCTTTTCAAAAGAAATGAAAGGAGACACACCTATAGTTATCTAGGtgttctaaattttaagaatgcACTATCCAAATAAGTATAGGTTCTCTAGTTGCTAAATAGAGAAGTGCGGCTGAATTCTATATAATATTTAGGTCCTTGAATAATCTTAACACATGAATCTTGTAACGATAGAATGTGGATTCCATTTCAAGTCATCTAAGAGTTGATCAATCATGAACACTGGTAATTGGGCACTGATAAATCATTTTGTGACAACTTGGGGCCTCCTAAATGATTcccccatgtgatatttatgactTCTACTTCTATAAAAGTTATGATTTTGGACTGTTAGATAATATCTGTAAAatacttaaaattaattttttgctaATAATATCATGTGAAGCATCCAGGAGCTCCCACCCCCCTAAGTTTTTTCAATGTCAACTTCGAAGGTAGTGTTCTGGAGGATACTCATTGTGGCAATTTGGATTTTATCATGAGGAGAGCAGATTCTAGGTTGGTAGCGGTAGAAGAATGT
Proteins encoded in this region:
- the LOC105053185 gene encoding uncharacterized protein, with the translated sequence MACITNTILPKCNRIPLNLFDWMKGRRAEQRPSQKYHDIDLPFSLSLVAKTHLRGRELKCCYRASIDGFSATEFHNCCDFKGPCVVIGYTTKSFRFGAFNPEGYRSTDDYYDTFDAFLFYWKEAADEPIILPKVGGSGAALFDYARGGPQFGADGLLIGPPLAPVMGGFAGPDTNSGIGDLRQAKSRLGLSYAKREDGKESLFGDESRATLVEVQVFCSPQIASLY